Sequence from the Ascaphus truei isolate aAscTru1 chromosome 3, aAscTru1.hap1, whole genome shotgun sequence genome:
TAGGCAGCGGTCTCTCACTATATAAGAAATATTGTACGAGCGCCTTTATACAAATCTCTTGGATCTATATGCGCTCTCCCACCTGAGTCTGTACTATTGCTGTACATTAGAAATAAAAATCATTATTCAGTGTTACCCTTTCCATAAACTAAATGGACTGTGAGAAAAGGAACCTGCATTAAGTAAAAGGAGTTAAAGTACAATAGCATCACTCTGATTCACCCTCTCAACACAGCCACCAAATTACATTTCTCACACAGACCTTTCATTCCTTCTCCTATAAAACGACATGCTCGCTATTATTAATACCCAGTAACTACCAGCTGTCAAACGACAGTACTGATAAGAAAGGTGGCAGATTCTGTTAGAGGACAGAACTAAACGTTTATAAATGTAATTTCCCTTTTAAAACGAATGATCAGCAGCAGCTACTACTGTACTTAAGAATATATTGTATCTACGTTGTAATGTATTTAAATTCCAAAGAGGTTTACATTTTACTCTATGCTTCTATTATATTATCAGTTGCCGGGTAGATGAGTAGAAATGAAGTGATTTGGCCAAAAGCATACAGCGTGCATGCAAGGCTGGAATTGAAGTCACAAATTACCTCAACTCCCACTTAATACAAGTAAATCCTGCCAGGGAGGAACAATTGCTGCCATCACATAACAGATGTTTTCACTCAATTGTATTGCACCCCAAACAAAGCATTTTTACAGACATGCACGGGAGTAGGAAGTGATTACCTCAATGGTTTCAGGTAGGACGAAATTCTCTGCTAGCTGCAGTGATACGTGCAGGACATGCATTCCTTGGAGGCTTTCATTGTCCCTCTGTAGCCTCGCTAGTTCTTCGGAGACTTGCTCTCGTGAATGCATCAGTACAACCTCAACATAAAGAAAACAAAATCCTAAATTAAACACCGGCATTTATGTTATGTCCGATGTTTAGTGTGTTTTATGTCCGGCCCTTGTTTAGCAACTGGATTTGGCTGCTTTCTACCACACTCGCCACATTTAAGAACATTAAAATAGATTTTTCTTAAATCgcgctgacagtgtacacagtgctgtacatagtattttgcaggcacaaggcgcccctgccccgtagagctaacaatctaattctGACgcttgaggcacaggaagataaagtaacACAGAGTGGGCACTGGAATTCAAACTGGTTTCACCCACTTCAAAAGACAGTGATTTTTCCACTGATCTactcaaggttttttttttttttttaaatgtttttcctTGTTTTATAggcgtttatttttttatttctttttttgtttctcaaaatcaaacaaaaaaaaaatgaaagaattaTAATGCTATAAAATAACATACGCAAATAAAAAgctaaaataattaaatattataTAGATATAGCATAATAAATTACTGAATTACATCAAAAATTCCCACATTCAAATTAAATAATTTCCCCCACTGCAGTTCTTAACATGTAACATACTTGGCATATAGATTTAGACAGCCACCGAATTTAAGACCAAAGTCATGTCTCTCAAGAAATACACAGGACGAATACTAAAAGTTGCACTTCCAGCTGTTCACACACGACTAAGGACTTCGACGATGACGAGAGATGACGGTTAGAGTTTTGGGAAAATTCGTAATGCCAGCCATCTCTAAAACCCTATAGTACTCTATCAGTTATAGTTATCAGTGTCCCTTAATAAAGTAAGGGAGAATAGTACAATATAAGGATGCACCAAGATTCTGTTTgcactcacatactgtatacatgtttTATTTGTGTCCTTACCATTTGCTCCTGAACACTCCTCTTTGCCACAGAAAACGCCTGTTGTAATTCACCGAGCAGTGTTTCAGACTCCTGAGCTCTGAGCATAAGCGTTGATATCTAGCAGCCAAACAAAAATTCAATACACAGTAAAACATTTTTAGTTAAGACAGTACTCGGCGAAGGAACGATGGAAAATACGCTAAGAAAGTCAAAGGTCCGTGGAAGTATATTCACTAGTATAAATTGCCACTGTTGCTCATTAGCAGCCATTCAAGTGAATGTTTATAATGAATAAGGCCCATTACCCTGCAGTAAATAGTACCGGGACAAAAATACTTTGTTCTGAGTACGCAATAAAAAACACAACCAGTGATCTTCACATTGCAGCACCATTGTCATCGAGTTACCCCCACTTCAGACAGTTTTCTTTGATTTGTTTCCCCCTTCCATTACAATTTGGAAATGACATCCTACTGGGTGTGTATACTACTTGATAACACAATGAACATTTGGGCAACAAACAGGATACTCATTTCTGGTGTAGCCATTGTGACCTACAGAAAACATGGTTGCAAAACTTGCAAAGGGAACCAAAAACAGAGCAGGActagagtaaaacaaaatatatatacatcgaAACTACTTACTGTCTACTTATTTCCCTTTACAAAACTGCATACATAGTAAGATTTTTTTCCCCTTGGTACGATGATCAGAAGTAACCAGTAGACGCACCTGGATACTGGTATCCTCTGTGTTTTGCTTCAAATAATCTTCTAGCTCCTGTTTATCTTTCAAGCTTTTCTCCAGCTGGTCGTTTGCTTGTCTGAGCATCACCTGCAGCTTTTTGACCTGAAGTTTTAGAACACAAGCACAAAGCATTGGCTTCCAGTCACTGGCATATCAATGCTACAGCATGATAAAGGCAGGGGAGCACAGAGGACATATAAAAACACTATAACCATGGTATCAGTTTAATAAAGCTCTCTCTTACAAAAGGAGAACTATAAAAGCCAAATGTTATCTTTTGCTGAGGGTTTGGTCTCATACCAAATATGAAGGACTCTTAAATGTTGGTATCCTGAACCCATACAGGCATGAACCAGCAGCTCCAAAGTGAGCACAGAATTTGGCAGCATataaggctgagcttatagtgcaGGCTACATTGTCGGCGACGTGACCTGTGACCTCACCCGTCGCCAAAGTTGTAATTCAGTGTTTGCGATGTCGCTGGCTGCAAAGGGCGGTGACGTCAGGCAGAggctatgtgattggcttatTGCAGTCACGTGTTGCGGCAAATATCACAATCTATTGACTTCAGCGATTTTGGTCGCTGTGTCGCGCCCACGCCGGATTACATCTACTTGTTTTGACGCTGCGCGCCGTTTCTGTagccgcactataagcgcagcctaagaagcaCCAGAGGACCGACACAAACACCGATACTCACAGTATATAAGCAGTCTGTGATACTCTGAGGTGTTGGAGCATGCTGTGTGCCATCAGTGGTGCCACAGGCACACGCTTCCTATGTACCACAGCAGAGAGGAGTAAGGTGAGAAAGCACTTACTTGATCTCTAGTTTCTGCCTCCTGGGTTTGGATCCCCTGCAGCTGCTTCTCATAGTTGGAGCACATATCACAGCGTCTGCCAAGCTTGTTCCCAGCTGTTTGCACCTGTAAGATGCCCAACAGGACTGGTGAAATGTGGAAATGGCACAACGCTTTCCTATACCATTTTCTGGCAGATGTGCAGGGAACGTATTGTCACATTGTCAGAGAAAGAATGAACAGATACAAAAATCGTGGGCAGGGAACACGACCTGTAACCTCACTATGCAAAGTGCGAAGTATGCACTGGAAACAAGCATTTGTTTTTCATTTACTAGAGGAGTTTGTAGGATCCTCAGAGCATAATAAAAATATTAGGAGTATATTGAACATACTGAATAGAATAAAAGGCAAACGTAGGCTTTGGCACAAAATGAGATCTGACCGACTTCCTTAAGGTCAAACAGAGCAGGTTCTGGGTCTTAGACCAGGATGTCCTGCACATTAACAATAAGGCCACTCCTTTGCCCCAcgtttactattattattacactGTTCGTTACTAGCATTGCAATGCTTCAGGGAATTATACGCAACAACCCTGGTGAGACCTAAATCAGCATCGGTCATGCACAACTCACCTCTTTCTGCAGTAAATTCCACTCAATCTCGCTAACCGTGCGATAACCAGAAGGAGAAACGTACGCACATTCTATGCTCTGCGTGACGCTCGATAGCAAGGAGGCCGTCTCTTCTTGTTCAGGAGTCATGGCTTTGATTGCTTTCTCCTGATCTTTGGTTAGCATGAATCCGCTTGGCATATGCAGGGACCCGAGGGATGAGGTGTCAAAGTTCTCGGACGCAGAATCTGCTCCAACTAAGGGTCCAAAATCAGACTCGTCAAGGTTTCCGGCTGATTTTGCTTTGTTGTTATAGCCCAGTGTTTTTGTGTGTAAAGGCCCCGATGTTCCCAGGCTGTCCGTAGACTGTGCCCGTCGAAGTCCATCTTTAAACATGTCATCTTGTTTATTAAAACACTCCCCTTCGTGAAGGACCACGTCTGTGTCTAAAGAATGGATCGAGCCATGTGTGCTATTCATAGCTTTCTGAAAACAAATAAAAGTAACAGTGACACTAGAACTCATCTGAACGCATAAAAACATTAGGGTCACGTAAAGATGGTACTACAGCTGCAACACAAGGTTGAAAGAGGGTGCATCATTTTGCAATGGAGAGTTGCGTCGAGGACATATTAAGAAGTTTTAAAACAGACTAATATTTATTGTCCCAAATAGTCTAATCTCATATTTGACCCAAGGAGCAGTAGATTCCCAATTGTTCCATCACAGTGACCGTGTCTTACCAACAGACTCTGAGCTCTGAGCTCATATTATAATAATGTCTCCTCGTGTGATCTTGCAGGTGTCTTCCCCCTTTGAACCTTATAACATCCTACTAAAATGCACACTGCAATTATAAAATAAGTAAAGTCTAGATGAAAATGTTcactttatgtattttttttccagtaCCTCTTCGTTTAGTAGATTTGTAAGCAATTCATTCTGCGCAGCTGAACTAGCTCCTTTCatttcctcctcttcccctttttgCTTCCTCTCTTTTCGTTTTCTGATTCTTTGCTCATCATCTTGCTAGAAAAGGAGAATTTATTTCACATTACGTAATGGATAGAATAAGGAACCTTGTGATTCATTCGGTCAGTCCCGGATACCACATATTATTTAGCAGATTAGGTGGACTACACACAGTAAAGTACATTGCACATGTGCGCATCTATGTACTAGCTTTTTTTGCTCCGGGTAGCGTCATGTAATTTTTAAAAAATAGGTATATTTGCGCAAACAGGTGTTAAAAGGGGTAGAGCAGTGATGCACGTCGCACTGACGTAAATGGTATATACTATACAATCATTTGTAAAGTTATATcaaaaagagtaaaaaaaaaaaaaaaaaaaaaaaactgtgtccAAAATTGGACTTCAGGGTTAACCTAGTGTAAATCCTACAAACTCTGTTTATATTATTAACGCATAATTAGAAGTGCTATGTATTAacgaaaattattatttttgacGCAGCACAAATGTTTTATTACAGTCCCAAAACTTTATATTTTCACAGCAGGTCTATTATAAAACATATTAAACTAAGAATTAATATTTACTAATGCTAGTTCTAAATAATAAATACACAATATTGCTTTATTTTAAATTGCATGAAGCGGTATGCAACAACGCCATGCACCATATGCAACAACGCCATGCACCATATGCAACAACGCCATGCACCATATGCAACAACGCCATGCACCATATGCAACAACGCCATGCACCATATGCAACAACGCCATGCACCATATGCAACAACGCCATGCACCATATGCAACAACGTCATGCATCATATGCAACAAAGCCATGCATCATATGCAACAAGTCACATAACGACCGTACTAAATCCCACGCAAATCGGATTACGCtttgtactactttttagcactacgATCTGGACACAAAAAATGATCATGTAGTATAtggcaggggtggctaactccagtcctcaaggaccacgacaggtccggttttaagcatatccctgcttccgcactggtggctcagtcgttgactctGCCACCtatgccgaagcagggatatcctgaaaaccagacctgttggtggccgtggaggactggagttggcccccccTGCGGTACCGTGTATGGGAACCTTTTAGGTTCTTGCCGAGGTCAGTGCCTACAGATGGTGCGATTCAGTGATTACGGTGAAGAATGCTGTGCAAGTGGCAGTATCACTAATCTGCCATCAAGACTCCAGACATGAAGAACTCTGACGCATCATTTCCAAGTGCTACGGATTTAAGAGGCAGCATGAaaatacttaaagctgcagttcagtcaatatcctgcatgtgtgtttttttttaataaatcagttctgtagtaagaaaaaatacttttagcattttctgtttttaaaaaaacaactttgaaagaccaattttcttgtattctattttaacagccatttgctaaggcactgccccttcatgtcctgtcacaagccctggcacgcccctctgtgagccctgccctccctctagcacatgtcagtgcaggagtgctcatgaatttcatgagcttccactaacagacaagcagaatataaacagatcccttcactaattatgtcaccaaatttcgacctatcaatacatggagaacgaattgacctgcagctatacagttctttaggtaattgagattgcacacatgaaactattgaagaaaaaataaaataaaataaaaaaataaataaaaaaaagactgaactgcagctttaattcagCTTTCCTAATCCATCggaaaacaataaaagaaatgcCTTATTCTAAAAGCGGATATATTTCTCTTTCAAGGTGTTGAAAGTTGATACTGTGTGTGAGCCAGAGTAACTCACAAAATATGCAATGACTGTATGTGAACAgagattaaaaaacaaataaaacaaacaaacaaaaaaaaaccagtccATAACAAATGACAATGTGGTTACAGGAGGATTATATTACAAAATGTCTATTCTAATCTTGAGGTACCTTTACAAGACAACGTATTAGATGACTAATTCAATAAAACACCCACAATCCCCATCTGGCTTCTTTTCATATAGAACACTGCGCTGCTGCAGGAAAGTCTCCTTCTAATCGCCCTTTGTTCTGCACAGGTGTTTTACATTGACTCAGCTCAGTAAACAGACAAACGACAGCTGCTTCACCTGGTCTTTCTTCTTCCTTTCTTCTACTTGCCGCAGTTGCTCAGTGGACAGGACAAACTCCATGCGCTTCATGTCTTGCATCATCAAGCGCTGGGACTCCAAGAACTGGTCGTTGGCTTTCTGCCACGTGTGCTTCAGCTGGTTGTGCTGCTGCCTCTCCTGCTCCAAGAGATGGCAAACTAACCCGAAAGAACAACAAAAAGACATCAATCATTGAAGTGGTACGTCTAGCAGACGCAGACAGCTGATCTGATAGCAAAAGGCAACATTTTGATAACAACCCAACAATGCCTTAAAAAAGTGCATGACTATAAAAACAACGTTTTGTAATAAATGCAACATTCTAATTGACTTCTGTAAACAATTCTAGCCATGCTAAGAGCAAAAATGTGTCTGCTTTCCTTTTTTGAAACGGAATTACATATTGTATCTCTAAGTCCGAGTCCATAGagggacaggccgcgctgagccgtgcggacgctcagcgctgagcccctgcatcctcaatgaggatgccttgagagggggctcacgcgagcgtccgcaggcgtgctgaggctttggaattttcagccgacagccaagctgtttttcagcgcactgtcggctgaaaacatccaatcagcctgaagcgtcaacgtcacggcgccttgacgagagtgcgtcgcgggcgattggcccagcgacgtcactgccccgcctccaaccacctcccccccagctcccttcgcgcacgctggctcgcctgcaagtccatggaatcgcgcagatttcagcaggcgagcctcagcgcggctcggaactcctcacccctctatggccctagccttaggctgcatccatagtcCGCAAGACATCGTGAGCACCGCAAACAAAAGGCCGTAAGGAAGTAACAGTGAATCACAGCTGATCTTTCACGCCTCCCCGTCGTGTCTCCTCCTCCAGATCCCACAGGCCAAGGATTGCCTCTGCAGCGGGCGCATACTATATTCAAGGCCTTAGATGCCCGTGAACAGGGGAGTGTTTATAAATCAAGTGTTTTAAGCAGTATCGGGCGCTGTGAGCTGCTGCACAGGTCAATgagaggggagcagagagcagGCGAAAGAGGCATGACTGGGGTTGAGAGTTGCTCTCCATGACGTGAGGGGCTGCTGTGCAAGTTTGCGTCAGCGTGCTGGGGTGCAATTGGTGAAACCTGCCCTGCGTGCAAAAAACATCTAGTTACTCCTCTGTTGACACTGGTTCGTTTTGGTCCTACAAGGAACTGCCCTCTTTATTAGAAATTTAGCCCCCATGCTTCTAGCAAGGCTCGTATAGTGTTAGGCACATTTTATGCTATAGCCAACCTTACAGAAAACTAGCGAGGCAGCAGCATATAAATCCATCTGTCATGCTATGCAAAAAGGCAACCTACATCACAAATAATAATCTGACCAGATAAAGTTTGCAGCGAATCGGTACAATGATACTATTTGTCGTTATGGCCCTTCTTGCGAAAGGTGCTACATGGGCTTGAAAACACACCTATTTTTCCAGGGTCGTGTACGATGAGAAAAATACAATTCTCGCCAATGTGGCTACTACATttctaaaacatacagaacccctataagctcatattgaacccccaaaataacacacacgtcacagaggagtgctactgagcatggcaatatatatttaaaaccagagatagAACATGAAaaacagacagagcccagtgctacatccattgacacaaagtctctgtgttatatatatatatatatatatatatatatatatatatatatatatatatatataacacagacactttgacacatatatactctttggccaaagtgtcataaacccttgagcccctccaaggcagaccacgtctcaagggtcccaaCACTaattgattgcgacaaatctaatacagagtgcttttcctgatattatacaggttaataagagcttcaatcagacttagaactatgcaactaactatagatcattcttcctggtaatgtacaggttacaacagacgacagaaatgggttcccaaaaagagcttgctggggttctgtgttttgttaatgtacaggttattaagaatttatattagtgttaggacccttgagacatggtctgccgtgaagtggctcaagggcttatgacactttggccaaagcgttaaactaaaagaccattttattcaaaatatatctatatataggcactgtaccatgtatttgtgtcaatggatgtagcactgggctctgtctgtgtttcatgttctgtctctggttttaaatactacATTTCTAACCTACTCATAACTATGACCATCATGCAACATAGCCAGAAAATATCAAGTTCAGAAAGAAATCCTATTAGTAACAAAATGTAGGGAACACCAATTATAAAACCAATAACTTCACTATAGCCACACGAGAGCTGTGATATGTACATCAGTACATCAGTGATATTCACATATCATAGGCCGCCCTGGCAGGAAAGTGGTTAAAGCAATCTGTAATTATATTATGGTGGGCTAAGATTACAGAACTGCTTTGACATTGATAAGTCCATTATCATAAAATGcgcccaccccccaaaaaacagcaatcccccccccccccttttttttccttttctattaACAGGGTAGAAACTGGAGTCCCCCAGAGCTCAACCATACTATTTTCAGCTCTATGTGTGCACCCCCAGCTTCCCCCTCCCTTATAGGTTGATCTTGATGAacatgtgtcttttttcaaccttatctactatgtaacttatcGGGTTTAAATATCTCCCAGGGAAAACAAAAACGCGGCCAAATCCCAGGCCTATAGGAAGCTGCAAAATCATGgactgtggcttcctattggaaaGCCAtttaaaaaacctttaaaaaccaggaagtaatactggtaatTTCACAGCTAAATCTCTCTGGGACAGCAGAGTCCCCGGAGCATGGTTCAACtcaatgtaaaaacaaaaatagtGTTGGTTAGGGGTTGTTGATGCTTTAAATACTCAAACACAGGTTTTCAGACCTGTACCTTTGGAACCCACCCAACCAGATTAAtaaacacaatcccagcaagcgcaaaaccccattgtgtgtgtgtgtgtgtgtgtgtgtgtgtgtgtgtgtgtgtgtgtgtgtgtgtgtgtgtgtgtgtgtgtgtgtgtgtgtgtgtgtgtgtgtgtgtgtgtgtgtgtgtgtgtgtgtgtgtgtgtgtgtaaaggagtgctactgaacaTGGCCAAATGTAAACAACAAAAGAcggaaatgcccaatgctacatccaatgtgacaaaaatacatagtaaaatacatTTCATTTTCAACTTGTATCAGTTGTTTGAAGGTTAGTGGCGCTCCTCCCatggtttaagctcaccccaccccactttttaaagtagcaggtttttttcatgttcctgtgtgTACAGACCCACTGCTGTCATTCTCCCTCCatcagaggtaaatgagaattttcacagtaaGGCTGGGTCCACACAGGTGaagaccgtgcggaggcgtgcgcacGAGTGACATCACCCGCGTTAAGCGGGAGCATTTTGTGGACAAGGTAgacacgctggggggggggggggtcttcccAGACCTCCGCGCGGTCTTCACCAGCATGGCAGAAGccttagtgttaggacctgcttactggtcatgccgtgacgtggcttgcaggcttataaccctttggccaaagggtttaactaaatgacccttactcacgagaatattgaagtattttactatgtatttttgtgacattggatgtagcattggatgtagcattgggcgttTCTGTCTTTTGTGGGGATCCTCATAGACCTGAAGTTGCATGCATTATTTGCATGAGTGGGATATATTTGCAAATTCATTACCTATCCCACAAACATGCTCTGGGTGGGAAGTTCTGAGGACAGGTCTGAATACGAAATGCCTAATTTCTACTATattcatttaataaaatatggttAAACATAATTAACAAGCTAAAACCATTTGTAGCTAGTTAAGTAATAAGCAAGTGGATTACCCTCATGTAGTTCTTTCCGTAACTTCTCTGCATCCTCCTGAAGCACAGATTTTTGAGTATTTAGGACAGCGACATACATTTCTAAATCAGTCCGACACGACTTCTCCGTTTCAAGATAATGATTCAGTTCTGTAACCTAACAAACAGACATAAGTGAGCACAAGTTATCGAGAAAGAAGAGACAAAAACTGGTGAACATAATGCAAACTGCATACACTACACAACCATGAAGGGTACTTTAAATGTGGGTGTATTATCAAAATGTTATTAACATTTCAGTCCCCATCCTGATGACAGGATGAAGACACCACAATCCAAAAGTACTTGTGTGTTGTTAT
This genomic interval carries:
- the RABEP1 gene encoding rab GTPase-binding effector protein 1 isoform X2; translated protein: MAEAGRAAGQDAALQERVMELEKNNAEFLRTKQQLEQEFNQKRAKFKELYLAKEEDLKRQHAAVQASQEEISQLQFQLSQAQADIENIKAIATVSENTKHEAIDDVKKQWQEEVASLQAIMKETLHDYELQFHHRLEQERAQWGQYRESVEREIAELRRRLSEGQQEENLENDMKKAQEDAEKLRSVVMPMEKEIGTLKEKLTDAADRIKDLEASKVTELNHYLETEKSCRTDLEMYVAVLNTQKSVLQEDAEKLRKELHEVCHLLEQERQQHNQLKHTWQKANDQFLESQRLMMQDMKRMEFVLSTEQLRQVEERKKKDQQDDEQRIRKRKERKQKGEEEEMKGASSAAQNELLTNLLNEEKAMNSTHGSIHSLDTDVVLHEGECFNKQDDMFKDGLRRAQSTDSLGTSGPLHTKTLGYNNKAKSAGNLDESDFGPLVGADSASENFDTSSLGSLHMPSGFMLTKDQEKAIKAMTPEQEETASLLSSVTQSIECAYVSPSGYRTVSEIEWNLLQKEVQTAGNKLGRRCDMCSNYEKQLQGIQTQEAETRDQVKKLQVMLRQANDQLEKSLKDKQELEDYLKQNTEDTSIQISTLMLRAQESETLLGELQQAFSVAKRSVQEQMVVLMHSREQVSEELARLQRDNESLQGMHVLHVSLQLAENFVLPETIEELHELVLKYREDIISVRTASDHLEEKLKAEILFLKEQIQAEQCQKENIEETLQVEIENCKEEIASISSLKLELDKIQGEKEQLEATLQRRTLELRNVQELKYALEDQLRKETAAKTSLEQLMFEEKNKAQRLQTELDVSEQVQRDFVKLSQTLQVQLERIRQTETLEAIRAILNDTKLTDINQLPET
- the RABEP1 gene encoding rab GTPase-binding effector protein 1 isoform X1; this translates as MAEAGRAAGQDAALQERVMELEKNNAEFLRTKQQLEQEFNQKRAKFKELYLAKEEDLKRQHAAVQASQEEISQLQFQLSQAQADIENIKAIATVSENTKHEAIDDVKKQWQEEVASLQAIMKETLHDYELQFHHRLEQERAQWGQYRESVEREIAELRRRLSEGQQEENLENDMKKAQEDAEKLRSVVMPMEKEIGTLKEKLTDAADRIKDLEASKVTELNHYLETEKSCRTDLEMYVAVLNTQKSVLQEDAEKLRKELHEVCHLLEQERQQHNQLKHTWQKANDQFLESQRLMMQDMKRMEFVLSTEQLRQVEERKKKDQQDDEQRIRKRKERKQKGEEEEMKGASSAAQNELLTNLLNEEKAMNSTHGSIHSLDTDVVLHEGECFNKQDDMFKDGLRRAQSTDSLGTSGPLHTKTLGYNNKAKSAGNLDESDFGPLVGADSASENFDTSSLGSLHMPSGFMLTKDQEKAIKAMTPEQEETASLLSSVTQSIECAYVSPSGYRTVSEIEWNLLQKEVQTAGNKLGRRCDMCSNYEKQLQGIQTQEAETRDQVKKLQVMLRQANDQLEKSLKDKQELEDYLKQNTEDTSIQISTLMLRAQESETLLGELQQAFSVAKRSVQEQMVVLMHSREQVSEELARLQRDNESLQGMHVLHVSLQLAENFVLPETIEELHELVLKYREDIISVRTASDHLEEKLKAEILFLKEQIQAEQCQKENIEETLQVEIENCKEEIDILEASISSLKLELDKIQGEKEQLEATLQRRTLELRNVQELKYALEDQLRKETAAKTSLEQLMFEEKNKAQRLQTELDVSEQVQRDFVKLSQTLQVQLERIRQTETLEAIRAILNDTKLTDINQLPET